The Populus trichocarpa isolate Nisqually-1 chromosome 2, P.trichocarpa_v4.1, whole genome shotgun sequence genome has a window encoding:
- the LOC7459498 gene encoding uncharacterized protein LOC7459498, giving the protein MEPSSRSWSPCSILRHRHHHHHPLCQRHHHHHHHHHHPHLLCSHQHHHHQSSCPLHVSPRFALQAAQHPRPILSYPLVKDLNLDSTASKETSAPVAQVLQEPECDVLEEEEEDDDDDPIFVLTDEWKEFFARSEARRKLEKQQGKKKEKH; this is encoded by the exons ATGGAACCTTCATCCAGATCATGGTCTCCATGCTCAATCCTccgccaccgccaccaccaccaccacccctTGTGCCAAcgccaccatcaccatcaccatcaccatcaccatccgCACTTGCTTTGCTCccaccaacaccaccaccaccaatctAGTTGCCCTTTACATGTAAGTCCTAGATTTGCTCTTCAAGCTGCTCAACATCCAAGACCTATTCTTTCTTATCCATTGGTAAAAGACTTGAACTTGGATTCCACTGCCAGCAAAGAAACATCTGCCCCAGTTGCCCA GGTGTTGCAAGAGCCAGAGTGCGATGTattagaagaggaagaagaagatgatgatgatgacccGATTTTCGTTCTTACAGATGAATGGAAGGAGTTCTTTGCCAGATCTGAAGCTAGGAGAAAATTAG AGAAGCAGCAAggcaagaaaaaagagaaacattAG
- the LOC7471168 gene encoding uncharacterized protein LOC7471168 isoform X1, which yields MGGGGGEDMPLGFTPAEESSVEQNSLQSSSSPPGSFSFQRFQEKNEGGTMDGECGSVYEGSRIPSSFLELQANQKKASTAYREVLQSYDQLKDRSKSLEEGKSKILSYTPGGWMENVIGMKLSDFDVPNTTVLLVIGPKGSGKSSLINRISKVFEDDKFASERAQVSYNSSAADGTYFLQEYMIPRSSSSFCLYDTRGLSYDSYDSANMLKNWITKGVHHRELIIRPSDNSHLRNQMKCKARGNGCQSKETRMVTFVIFVVDGLAVLKSMDNLVDEGKKYTQMIAKTFDCPYISFNDDKPVVVVTHGDLLSLNDRARVRVHLGELLGIPPAKQIFDIPESHDPVTELTIVNMLHYSLEHADKNLPHKRQIAKKVRSLSLSLYISLFFILAIAIISIYIPPLLIQHPPIPKAHADLPQSDALVDPPLSEAPVNVDPRNSEALLDPPKSNVQVDPPKSEALAESPRSKVHADPPMSEVPVNVDPPKSEARRLDTPKAEALRLDTPKSKARVDPPKSKARVDPPKSKGLANSHQSDDQIVDWPSVRHLWLDEN from the exons AtgggcggcggcggcggcgaaGATATGCCTCTCGGTTTCACCCCCG CGGAAGAATCCTCGGTGGAACAAAATTCTTTgcaatcatcatcatctcctCCCGGGTCCTTCTCTTTTCAAAG ATTTCAAGAGAAAAATGAGGGTGGAACCATGGATGGAGAGTGTGGGTCGGTGTATGAAGGATCTAGAATTCCTTCAAGTTTTTTGGAACTTCAAGCCAACCAAAAGAAGGCGAGTACTGCTTACAGGGAAGTCTTGCAGAGTTATGATCAGTTGAAGGATAGAAGCAAGAGCTTGGAGGAAGGAAAGAGCAAAATCTTGAG TTATACTCCTGGAGGATGGATGGAGAATGTGATTGGCATGAAATTGAGTGACTTTGATGTGCCAAACACAACAGTCCTCCTCGTAATCGGTCCAAAGGGATCTGGGAAAAGCAGCCTTATAAATAGAATTTCTAAGGTGTTTGAAGATGACAAGTTTGCATCTGAAAGAGCTCAAGTATCAT ATAACTCATCTGCTGCAGATGGAACCTACTTCCTTCAGGAATATATGATCCCAAGAAGTTCATCTTCTTTCTGTCTTTATGATACCCGTGGTTTGTCCTATGACTCATATGATAGCGCTAACATGCTCAAGAATTGGATCACAAAAGGTGTTCATCATCGGGAGCTCATTATTAG GCCATCAGATAATTCACATTTGAGGAACCAAATGAAGTGCAAAGCTCGTGGGAATGGTTGTCAGTCCAAGGAAACCAGGATGGTTACCTTTGTCATATTTGTTGTTGATGGGCTTGCAGTTCTGAAATCCATGGATAATCTTGTAGACGAAGGGAAAAAGTATACACAGATGATTGCTAAAACTTTTGACTGCCCATATATATCGTTTAATG ATGATAAACCTGTGGTTGTTGTTACGCATGGTGATTTACTTTCACTCAATGATCGTGCCCGAGTGCGTGTTCATTTGGGGGAGCTGCTAGGTATTCCCCCTGCGAAACAAATTTTTGACATTCCAG AAAGCCATGATCCAGTAACTGAATTGACAATAGTTAACATGCTGCATTATTCCCTGGAGCATGCTGATAAAAATCTTCCTCACAAACGCCAGATAGCTAAAAAG GTTCGTAGTTTAAGCCTCTCCTTGTAtatctctctcttcttcattCTTGCAATCGCCATCATATCAATCTACATACCGCCCTTGCTTATTCAACACCCCCCCATACCAAAAGCTCATGCTGATCTCCCTCAATCAGACGCTCTGGTAGATCCCCCCTTGTCAGAAGCTCCTGTTAACGTGGATCCCCGTAACTCAGAAGCTCTTTTAGATCCCCCCAAATCAAACGTTCAAGTGGATCCCCCTAAATCAGAAGCTCTTGCAGAATCCCCCAGATCAAAAGTTCATGCCGATCCCCCTATGTCAGAAGTTCCTGTTAATGTGGATCCCCCTAAATCAGAAGCTCGTCGTTTAGATACCCCCAAAGCAGAAGCTCTTCGTTTAGATACCCCCAAATCAAAAGCTCGCGTGGATCCCCCTAAATCAAAAGCTCGCGTGGATCCCCCTAAATCAAAAGGTCTTGCCAATTCCCATCAATCAGACGATCAAATTGTAGATTGGCCTTCTGTCAGGCACTTGTGGTTAGACGAGAATTAA
- the LOC7471166 gene encoding cyclin-C1-2 isoform X2, giving the protein MRRLYTRKSMSEYDPRLVGPTCLYLASKAEESTVQARLLVYYIKKIYSDDKHRYEIKDILEMEMKILEALNYYLVVFHPYRSLPQFLLDAGMNDISMTQLTWGLVNDTYKMDLILIHPPHLIALACIYTASVYREKDKTAWFEELRVDMNVVKNIAMEILDFYESHRLITDDRVAAAFNKLKP; this is encoded by the exons ATGAGGCGTTTGTATACCAG AAAGAGTATGTCAGAATATGATCCACGTCTTGTAGGCCCAACTTGCTTGTATTTGGCATCAAAAGCAGAGGAGAGCACAGTGCAAGCCAGACTTCTTGTAtattacatcaaaaaaatat ATTCTGATGACAAGCATAGATATGAGATCAAAGACATACTTGAGatggaaatgaagattttggAAGCTCTTAACTATTATTTAGTTGTATTTCATCCTTATCGTTCGTTGCCTCA ATTTTTGCTGGATGCTGGCATGAACGATATAAGTATGACTCAATTAACATG GGGACTTGTGAACGACACATACAAGATGGATTTGATTCTTATACATCCCCCACACCTTATTGCCTTAGCCTGCATATACACTGCTAGCGTGTATAGAGAAAAAGATAAGACAGCATGGTTTGAAGAGCTCCGTGTAGATATGAATGTG GTGAAAAATATTGCAATGGAGATATTAGATTTTTATGAGAGTCATAGATTGATTACAGATGATAGAGTTGCTGCGGCTTTCAACAAGCTGAAACCCTAA
- the LOC7471168 gene encoding uncharacterized protein LOC7471168 isoform X2, with product MQRKNPRWNKILCNHHHLLPGPSLFKGKLLNLSLFVHRFQEKNEGGTMDGECGSVYEGSRIPSSFLELQANQKKASTAYREVLQSYDQLKDRSKSLEEGKSKILSYTPGGWMENVIGMKLSDFDVPNTTVLLVIGPKGSGKSSLINRISKVFEDDKFASERAQVSYNSSAADGTYFLQEYMIPRSSSSFCLYDTRGLSYDSYDSANMLKNWITKGVHHRELIIRPSDNSHLRNQMKCKARGNGCQSKETRMVTFVIFVVDGLAVLKSMDNLVDEGKKYTQMIAKTFDCPYISFNDDKPVVVVTHGDLLSLNDRARVRVHLGELLGIPPAKQIFDIPESHDPVTELTIVNMLHYSLEHADKNLPHKRQIAKKVRSLSLSLYISLFFILAIAIISIYIPPLLIQHPPIPKAHADLPQSDALVDPPLSEAPVNVDPRNSEALLDPPKSNVQVDPPKSEALAESPRSKVHADPPMSEVPVNVDPPKSEARRLDTPKAEALRLDTPKSKARVDPPKSKARVDPPKSKGLANSHQSDDQIVDWPSVRHLWLDEN from the exons ATGCAGCGGAAGAATCCTCGGTGGAACAAAATTCTTTgcaatcatcatcatctcctCCCGGGTCCTTCTCTTTTCAAAG gTAAATTGTTAAATCTGAGTCTGTTTGTGCATAGATTTCAAGAGAAAAATGAGGGTGGAACCATGGATGGAGAGTGTGGGTCGGTGTATGAAGGATCTAGAATTCCTTCAAGTTTTTTGGAACTTCAAGCCAACCAAAAGAAGGCGAGTACTGCTTACAGGGAAGTCTTGCAGAGTTATGATCAGTTGAAGGATAGAAGCAAGAGCTTGGAGGAAGGAAAGAGCAAAATCTTGAG TTATACTCCTGGAGGATGGATGGAGAATGTGATTGGCATGAAATTGAGTGACTTTGATGTGCCAAACACAACAGTCCTCCTCGTAATCGGTCCAAAGGGATCTGGGAAAAGCAGCCTTATAAATAGAATTTCTAAGGTGTTTGAAGATGACAAGTTTGCATCTGAAAGAGCTCAAGTATCAT ATAACTCATCTGCTGCAGATGGAACCTACTTCCTTCAGGAATATATGATCCCAAGAAGTTCATCTTCTTTCTGTCTTTATGATACCCGTGGTTTGTCCTATGACTCATATGATAGCGCTAACATGCTCAAGAATTGGATCACAAAAGGTGTTCATCATCGGGAGCTCATTATTAG GCCATCAGATAATTCACATTTGAGGAACCAAATGAAGTGCAAAGCTCGTGGGAATGGTTGTCAGTCCAAGGAAACCAGGATGGTTACCTTTGTCATATTTGTTGTTGATGGGCTTGCAGTTCTGAAATCCATGGATAATCTTGTAGACGAAGGGAAAAAGTATACACAGATGATTGCTAAAACTTTTGACTGCCCATATATATCGTTTAATG ATGATAAACCTGTGGTTGTTGTTACGCATGGTGATTTACTTTCACTCAATGATCGTGCCCGAGTGCGTGTTCATTTGGGGGAGCTGCTAGGTATTCCCCCTGCGAAACAAATTTTTGACATTCCAG AAAGCCATGATCCAGTAACTGAATTGACAATAGTTAACATGCTGCATTATTCCCTGGAGCATGCTGATAAAAATCTTCCTCACAAACGCCAGATAGCTAAAAAG GTTCGTAGTTTAAGCCTCTCCTTGTAtatctctctcttcttcattCTTGCAATCGCCATCATATCAATCTACATACCGCCCTTGCTTATTCAACACCCCCCCATACCAAAAGCTCATGCTGATCTCCCTCAATCAGACGCTCTGGTAGATCCCCCCTTGTCAGAAGCTCCTGTTAACGTGGATCCCCGTAACTCAGAAGCTCTTTTAGATCCCCCCAAATCAAACGTTCAAGTGGATCCCCCTAAATCAGAAGCTCTTGCAGAATCCCCCAGATCAAAAGTTCATGCCGATCCCCCTATGTCAGAAGTTCCTGTTAATGTGGATCCCCCTAAATCAGAAGCTCGTCGTTTAGATACCCCCAAAGCAGAAGCTCTTCGTTTAGATACCCCCAAATCAAAAGCTCGCGTGGATCCCCCTAAATCAAAAGCTCGCGTGGATCCCCCTAAATCAAAAGGTCTTGCCAATTCCCATCAATCAGACGATCAAATTGTAGATTGGCCTTCTGTCAGGCACTTGTGGTTAGACGAGAATTAA
- the LOC7471167 gene encoding GTP cyclohydrolase 1, whose protein sequence is MGALDEEHFNKEIENGVELDCLDLGFEDQLETVAIEDAVKVLLQGLGEDINREGLKKTPLRVAKALREGTKGYKQKAKDIVQSALFPEVGLDDAVGHAGGAGGLVIVRDLDLFSYCESCLLPFQVKCQIGYVPSGQRVVGLSKLSRVADVFAKRLQDPQRLADEICSALHLGIKPAGVAVILQCSHIHFPNIEPPFLDSNLQGWVKALVHSGSGVFENDFADVWDDFFSLLKFRGINVDKTLMKDSKQQCWCPSQYSSSAEVTGQPNTGMVTAVTSILISLGENPLRKELAGTPSHFVKWLMNFQNANLETKLNGFACGRMDPLKQNGEVSHDKRMYTELNLSFCSQCEHHLLPFYGVVHIGYYAEEITPVIKSRLQSIVRFYGFKLQVQERLTRQIAETASSLLGGDVVVVVEANHTCMISRGIEKFGSSTATIAVLGLFSTDPAARAKFLQNIPNPASGGSGF, encoded by the exons ATGGGCGCTTTGGATGAGGAACATTTTAATAAAGAGATTGAGAATGGAGTGGAACTTGATTGCCTTGATCTGGGATTTGAGGACCAACTGGAGACTGTAGCTATCGAGGATGCTGTGAAAGTTCTTTTGCAAGGTCTTGGCGAGGACATTAATAGAGAAGGCCTTAAAAAGACCCCGCTTCGCGTTGCCAAGGCGCTTCGAGAAGGAACCAAAG GCTAtaaacaaaaggcaaaggaCATTGTTCAAAGTGCATTGTTTCCAGAAGTTGGTTTGGATGATGCAGTTGGTCATGCAGGCGGAGCAGGCGGGCTTGTGATTGTTCGGGATCTTGACCTGTTTTCATACTGTGAATCTTGCTTGCTTCCTTTCCAGGTTAAGTGTCAAATAGGTTATGTCCCATCTGGTCAGAGGGTTGTAGGATTAAGCAAGCTCTCAAGAGTTGCTGATGTGTTTGCCAAAAGACTCCAAGACCCACAGCGTTTGGCAGATGAAATCTGCTCAGCTCTGCATCTTGGTATCAAGCCAGCCGGTGTTGCCGTCATACTCCAATGTTCACATATTCATTTCCCAAATATAGAGCCACCTTTCCTTGACTCCAATCTCCAAGGTTGGGTTAAGGCATTGGTCCATTCAGGTTCAGgtgtttttgaaaatgattttgctGATGTTtgggatgatttttttagtcTACTGAAGTTCAGAGGAATAAATGTGGATAAAACTCTGATGAAAGACTCAAAGCAGCAGTGTTGGTGTCCGTCCCAATATTCCTCGAGTGCTGAAGTTACCGGACAACCCAACACAGGAATGGTTACAGCAGTTACTTCAATCCTCATCTCTTTGGGTGAAAACCCATTACGGAAAGAGCTTGCTGGAACTCCTAGTCATTTTGTCAAGTGGTTGATGAATTTCCAAAACGCAAATCTAGAAACGAAACTGAATGGCTTTGCTTGTGGCAGGATGGATCCTCTTAAACAAAATGGGGAAGTCAGCCATGATAAACGGATGTATACCGAGCTGAATCTGTCATTTTGTTCCCAGTGTGAGCATCATTTACTTCCCTTTTATGGTGTTGTGCATATTGGGTACTATGCTGAAGAAATCACCCCTGTCATTAAATCTCGTTTACAGTCGATAGTACGTTTTTATGGTTTCAAGCTCCAAGTACAGGAAAGACTTACCAGGCAGATTGCCGAGACTGCTTCATCCTTATTAGGTGGAGATGTGGTGGTCGTTGTGGAGGCTAACCATACTTGTATGATTTCTAGAGGTATTGAGAAATTTGGAAGTAGTACAGCTACAATTGCTGTGCTTGGTCTATTTTCAACCGACCCCGCTGCAAGGGCCAAGTTTTTGCAGAACATTCCAAATCCTGCTTCAGGAGGATCAGGATTCTAA
- the LOC7471168 gene encoding uncharacterized protein LOC7471168 isoform X3, with amino-acid sequence MDGECGSVYEGSRIPSSFLELQANQKKASTAYREVLQSYDQLKDRSKSLEEGKSKILSYTPGGWMENVIGMKLSDFDVPNTTVLLVIGPKGSGKSSLINRISKVFEDDKFASERAQVSYNSSAADGTYFLQEYMIPRSSSSFCLYDTRGLSYDSYDSANMLKNWITKGVHHRELIIRPSDNSHLRNQMKCKARGNGCQSKETRMVTFVIFVVDGLAVLKSMDNLVDEGKKYTQMIAKTFDCPYISFNDDKPVVVVTHGDLLSLNDRARVRVHLGELLGIPPAKQIFDIPESHDPVTELTIVNMLHYSLEHADKNLPHKRQIAKKVRSLSLSLYISLFFILAIAIISIYIPPLLIQHPPIPKAHADLPQSDALVDPPLSEAPVNVDPRNSEALLDPPKSNVQVDPPKSEALAESPRSKVHADPPMSEVPVNVDPPKSEARRLDTPKAEALRLDTPKSKARVDPPKSKARVDPPKSKGLANSHQSDDQIVDWPSVRHLWLDEN; translated from the exons ATGGATGGAGAGTGTGGGTCGGTGTATGAAGGATCTAGAATTCCTTCAAGTTTTTTGGAACTTCAAGCCAACCAAAAGAAGGCGAGTACTGCTTACAGGGAAGTCTTGCAGAGTTATGATCAGTTGAAGGATAGAAGCAAGAGCTTGGAGGAAGGAAAGAGCAAAATCTTGAG TTATACTCCTGGAGGATGGATGGAGAATGTGATTGGCATGAAATTGAGTGACTTTGATGTGCCAAACACAACAGTCCTCCTCGTAATCGGTCCAAAGGGATCTGGGAAAAGCAGCCTTATAAATAGAATTTCTAAGGTGTTTGAAGATGACAAGTTTGCATCTGAAAGAGCTCAAGTATCAT ATAACTCATCTGCTGCAGATGGAACCTACTTCCTTCAGGAATATATGATCCCAAGAAGTTCATCTTCTTTCTGTCTTTATGATACCCGTGGTTTGTCCTATGACTCATATGATAGCGCTAACATGCTCAAGAATTGGATCACAAAAGGTGTTCATCATCGGGAGCTCATTATTAG GCCATCAGATAATTCACATTTGAGGAACCAAATGAAGTGCAAAGCTCGTGGGAATGGTTGTCAGTCCAAGGAAACCAGGATGGTTACCTTTGTCATATTTGTTGTTGATGGGCTTGCAGTTCTGAAATCCATGGATAATCTTGTAGACGAAGGGAAAAAGTATACACAGATGATTGCTAAAACTTTTGACTGCCCATATATATCGTTTAATG ATGATAAACCTGTGGTTGTTGTTACGCATGGTGATTTACTTTCACTCAATGATCGTGCCCGAGTGCGTGTTCATTTGGGGGAGCTGCTAGGTATTCCCCCTGCGAAACAAATTTTTGACATTCCAG AAAGCCATGATCCAGTAACTGAATTGACAATAGTTAACATGCTGCATTATTCCCTGGAGCATGCTGATAAAAATCTTCCTCACAAACGCCAGATAGCTAAAAAG GTTCGTAGTTTAAGCCTCTCCTTGTAtatctctctcttcttcattCTTGCAATCGCCATCATATCAATCTACATACCGCCCTTGCTTATTCAACACCCCCCCATACCAAAAGCTCATGCTGATCTCCCTCAATCAGACGCTCTGGTAGATCCCCCCTTGTCAGAAGCTCCTGTTAACGTGGATCCCCGTAACTCAGAAGCTCTTTTAGATCCCCCCAAATCAAACGTTCAAGTGGATCCCCCTAAATCAGAAGCTCTTGCAGAATCCCCCAGATCAAAAGTTCATGCCGATCCCCCTATGTCAGAAGTTCCTGTTAATGTGGATCCCCCTAAATCAGAAGCTCGTCGTTTAGATACCCCCAAAGCAGAAGCTCTTCGTTTAGATACCCCCAAATCAAAAGCTCGCGTGGATCCCCCTAAATCAAAAGCTCGCGTGGATCCCCCTAAATCAAAAGGTCTTGCCAATTCCCATCAATCAGACGATCAAATTGTAGATTGGCCTTCTGTCAGGCACTTGTGGTTAGACGAGAATTAA
- the LOC7471166 gene encoding cyclin-C1-2 isoform X1, translating to MAANFWNSSHYKQLFDQEEVDVVHPLDKEKGITLEDFKLIKMHMVIPICKLAQSVKVRQRVVATAVTYMRRLYTRKSMSEYDPRLVGPTCLYLASKAEESTVQARLLVYYIKKIYSDDKHRYEIKDILEMEMKILEALNYYLVVFHPYRSLPQFLLDAGMNDISMTQLTWGLVNDTYKMDLILIHPPHLIALACIYTASVYREKDKTAWFEELRVDMNVVKNIAMEILDFYESHRLITDDRVAAAFNKLKP from the exons ATGGCTGCCAATTTCTGGAACTCCTCTCACTA CAAACAGCTTTTTGACCAAGAAGAAGTGGATGTAGTGCACCCGCTTGACAAAGAAAAGGGCATAACTCTTGAAGATTTCAAGCTTATTAAGATGCATATGGTCATTC CTATATGCAAATTGGCTCAATCTGTTAAAGTGAGGCAAAG GGTTGTTGCTACTGCAGTTACATATATGAGGCGTTTGTATACCAG AAAGAGTATGTCAGAATATGATCCACGTCTTGTAGGCCCAACTTGCTTGTATTTGGCATCAAAAGCAGAGGAGAGCACAGTGCAAGCCAGACTTCTTGTAtattacatcaaaaaaatat ATTCTGATGACAAGCATAGATATGAGATCAAAGACATACTTGAGatggaaatgaagattttggAAGCTCTTAACTATTATTTAGTTGTATTTCATCCTTATCGTTCGTTGCCTCA ATTTTTGCTGGATGCTGGCATGAACGATATAAGTATGACTCAATTAACATG GGGACTTGTGAACGACACATACAAGATGGATTTGATTCTTATACATCCCCCACACCTTATTGCCTTAGCCTGCATATACACTGCTAGCGTGTATAGAGAAAAAGATAAGACAGCATGGTTTGAAGAGCTCCGTGTAGATATGAATGTG GTGAAAAATATTGCAATGGAGATATTAGATTTTTATGAGAGTCATAGATTGATTACAGATGATAGAGTTGCTGCGGCTTTCAACAAGCTGAAACCCTAA